In Corynebacterium aquilae DSM 44791, the genomic stretch GGATTATCCAACCACGTCAACAAAACCTCCCGCTCGCGGGGAGTCAGCTGCGGGCGTTGATCATCCTTGGGCTTTTGGAAAGTGAGCGACATCTTCAATTCTCCTACAAGCAACCGCGACACCGCGCGGAGGTGAGATCGCAGCCGGATGAATGGACCTAGAATTCATCCGGAAATAGCGCAGAAGGGCTACGGATTATTGCGCATCCCTGCGAAGAGTTTTTAGTGTGAAACCTTCACCCGTAAGGGTAGTGGAAAACGCGCACGCCAGAAAGCCCCCATTTTCGGTGGCTTACCCCCGTAAAACCCCTGCGCATAGCCGTGCAGCGGGCCAGTCGGGTGGGGCGAAACCACCGCGAAAAAATACCCCCGCCCGTACCCAAAAAACCGCCCCCACATCACCGGCACACCATGCTTTTCACGCTGCAAAAAGGCAGTCCAAAACCCCGCCCGAAACCCCAGGGGCGAAAAACAGCAATTACCCCCAACGCCCGCCAACTGAAAAGCCACCCGCACCCTTTTTTCCGTGGCGCCTGCCTGGGGGTAACAGTGAGGAAAAGATCACCACAAATACCCCCAACCGAGGGTTATCTCTAGGTATCCAACGGGCCCGGCAAATACCCATCCTCCTGGCCCCGCCGCAACAAATCCACCTTCGTCGACGCCCGCCGCCCCTCCTGCTGATAACGAGTGCGAATCCGGTTGATGTAATCCTGCACCGTCTCCGGAGAAATATCCATCAAACTCGCCACCCGCTTCGCCGGCTCCCCCATCGCATACAACTCCAACACCTTGCGCTGCTGCTCCGACAAGGTGATCGCATCCGTCAACGGATCCGAATCAATCAACGCCGCCCAATCCGCCGTCGCATAAGTATCCCCACGCGCCACATCCTCCATCGCCGCCGCAATCGTCTCCGCCGGCTGCGACTTCTGAATCACCCCACCGACCCCAGCCAACATCGCCCGCCGCAACAAATACGGGCTCTCCAGGGAAGAAAACACCAACACCGCAAAA encodes the following:
- a CDS encoding response regulator transcription factor is translated as MTLHVVAIDDHDVALMGVSAVIETCPNAVLVGTFHSVSEFLSSRAEGAVRVDVVLLDLRLGDGSDPFDNVVALQDAGFAVLVFSSLESPYLLRRAMLAGVGGVIQKSQPAETIAAAMEDVARGDTYATADWAALIDSDPLTDAITLSEQQRKVLELYAMGEPAKRVASLMDISPETVQDYINRIRTRYQQEGRRASTKVDLLRRGQEDGYLPGPLDT